Proteins encoded within one genomic window of Sphingomonas sp. G-3-2-10:
- the fliQ gene encoding flagellar biosynthesis protein FliQ encodes MDADYFMTIAREAVWVLALASAPILIPALLSGLILGMVQAATSIQEQTLTFVPKLLVVGLSLAIFGGMILGLLGDFTTSIFERIPDLVK; translated from the coding sequence TGGACGCAGATTATTTCATGACCATCGCCCGCGAGGCGGTCTGGGTCCTGGCGCTGGCTTCGGCGCCGATCCTGATCCCCGCGCTGCTTTCGGGTCTGATCCTGGGCATGGTGCAGGCCGCGACCTCGATCCAGGAACAGACGCTGACCTTCGTCCCGAAGCTGCTGGTCGTGGGCCTGAGCCTCGCGATCTTCGGCGGCATGATCCTCGGCCTGCTCGGCGATTTCACGACGAGCATCTTCGAACGCATCCCGGATCTGGTGAAGTAA